One genomic window of Mercenaria mercenaria strain notata chromosome 2, MADL_Memer_1, whole genome shotgun sequence includes the following:
- the LOC123563695 gene encoding phosducin-like protein, with protein MLIFNFLRVLNKNIETLVMALSLDDQLLGEKVENYCSSSEDEGEEGEKSGVEQRPQFIPENQTEYNGRCTNTGPKGVLNDWREFKRLETEQREEQERERQQLMKKLQITCRSHLNDEEEKKKDDFIVQHLDEIDEEFLRQYRKKRIEEMRKALQTTPKFGQVISLEKSNFIDAIDKEKQGVKVIVHVYEDSVEACESMNGCLKCLAEKYTNIKFCKIKATEAHLSKKFSVNGVPALLIYKNGDLIGNYIRLSDELGEDFYAIDVESFLQEHGMLPQIETKAIRDKNTGELRAVLQDDEESDLDVD; from the exons ATGCTAATTTTTAATTTCCTGCGTGTGttgaacaaaaatattgaaacactTGTAATGGCTCTGAGTTTAGATGACCAACTGCTTGGCGAAAAGGTTGAAAACTACTGCAGTAGCAGTGAAGATGAAGGAGAAGAGGGAGAAAAGTCTGGTGTAGAGCAAAGACCACAATTCATTCCTGAAAACCAGACTGAGTACAATGGAAGATGCACTAACACTGGACCGAAAGGAGTACTAAATGACTGGAGAGAGTTCAAACGTCTTGAAACCGAGCAGCGTGAAGAGCAGGAAAGGGAACGTCAACAGTTGATGAAAAAGTTACAGATAACTTGCAG atCACATCTTAATGATGAAGAGGAGAAGAAAAAAGATGACTTTATCGTGCAGCATCTTGACGAGATTGATGAGGAGTTTTTACGACAGTACCGCAAAAAACGAATTGAAGAAATGAGAAAAGCTCTTCAAACAACACCGAAGTTTGGACAAGTCATTTCATTAGAAAAGTCAAATTTTATAGATGCTATTGACAAAGAGAAACAAGGGGTTAAAGTTATCGTACATGTGTATGAAGACAGTGTCGAAGCCTGTGAATCAATGAATGGCTGCCTTAAATGTTTAGCTGAGAAATACACCAACATAAAGTTCTGTAAAATTAAAGCTACAGAGGCACATCTCAGTAAGAAATTCTCTGTAAATGGTGTACCGGCATTGTTGATTTACAAGAATGGAGACCTTATTGGCAATTATATTCGTTTATCCGATGAGCTTGGTGAAGATTTTTATGCAATAGATGTGGAAAGTTTCCTCCAAGAACACGGAATGTTGCCGCAGATTGAAACCAAGGCTATACGGGACAAGAATACGGGAGAACTCCGAGCAGTATTACAAGACGATGAAGAAAGTGATTTagatgttgactga